In bacterium, the following are encoded in one genomic region:
- a CDS encoding amidohydrolase family protein, producing the protein MRPHVIDCDLHNDVPGVQALYPYLPAHWVEHIENTRFKGPIDTYYPPSAPVTARPDCRLPDGRPAGTSLERLRAQVLDPLDIEYGILNCTYAIDSLHNPDQATALAQAVNDWQVAEWLEVEPRLRASLVVPVQIPALAAQEIDRLGDHPGFVQVLLPARAEHPYGSRLYHPLWEAIARHDLVAGIHFGGAPGNPPTPTGWPSYYFEEYAGMAQVFASQVASLVVEGVFELYPTLRVALIESGFTWLPTHMWRCDKEWHNLRRLVPWVKRPPSEYMRAHMRVTIQPLDAPPDVRQLLEVVEQLGSDEMLLYASDYPHQHGVDPREGLLRHLPETLARKIESENARAFYNWEKSTRGGEIRAGTRRGGT; encoded by the coding sequence GTGCGTCCCCACGTGATCGACTGCGACCTCCACAACGACGTCCCCGGCGTGCAGGCCCTCTATCCGTACCTGCCGGCCCATTGGGTCGAGCACATCGAGAACACGCGCTTCAAAGGGCCCATCGACACGTACTACCCACCCAGCGCGCCGGTGACGGCCCGCCCAGATTGCCGTCTCCCCGATGGCCGCCCGGCCGGCACGAGCCTGGAGCGGCTTCGCGCCCAGGTGCTCGATCCGCTGGACATCGAGTACGGCATCCTGAACTGCACCTACGCGATCGACAGCCTCCACAATCCGGATCAGGCCACAGCACTCGCACAGGCGGTCAACGACTGGCAGGTGGCCGAATGGCTGGAGGTGGAGCCGCGGCTGCGCGCCTCGCTGGTCGTCCCGGTGCAGATCCCCGCGTTGGCGGCGCAGGAGATCGACCGGCTGGGTGACCACCCGGGGTTCGTCCAGGTGCTCCTGCCGGCGCGCGCGGAGCACCCCTACGGGAGCCGGCTCTACCACCCGCTCTGGGAAGCGATTGCGCGGCACGATCTCGTCGCAGGCATTCACTTCGGCGGCGCGCCCGGGAACCCGCCGACGCCGACCGGGTGGCCCTCGTACTACTTTGAAGAATACGCCGGGATGGCGCAGGTCTTCGCGTCTCAGGTCGCGAGCCTCGTCGTCGAGGGCGTCTTCGAGCTCTATCCGACGCTCCGGGTGGCGCTGATCGAGTCGGGGTTCACCTGGCTCCCGACGCACATGTGGCGCTGCGACAAGGAGTGGCACAACCTGCGCCGGCTCGTGCCCTGGGTCAAGCGACCGCCCTCGGAGTACATGCGCGCGCACATGCGGGTGACGATCCAGCCGCTTGACGCCCCTCCCGACGTGCGGCAGCTCCTGGAGGTGGTCGAGCAGCTCGGGTCCGACGAGATGCTGCTGTACGCGAGCGACTACCCGCATCAACACGGCGTCGATCCGCGGGAGGGCCTCTTGCGCCATCTGCCGGAGACGCTTGCACGGAAGATCGAGAGCGAGAACGCGCGCGCCTTTTACAACTGGGAAAAATCGACGCGGGGCGGCGAGATCCGCGCGGGCACGCGCAGGGGAGGCACGTGA